AACATAAAAAGACTGCCTAAACTGTTAAGCAGTGCGCCAGGAGTATGTCTCAAGAAGGTAAAAAAGGTACTTGGAAGCGGAAGTAATGAGAAAAAGGCCACTAAATCGACAGTATAGATGCTGCTGGTGTTTTATTTTTTTCTCCCAAACATTTTTGCGAGAAATTATCGCATATTTTATTTTCAAAGAACGAGGTTTTTCAACAGTCTCCTAGCATCCTTTCTATTACCTCCCGAATTTGGAGTATTCAGGAGGTTTAATTCTAGGATGCCTGGAGTTGTCCCTCCTTTTTCAGGTACACCTCTGTAATTTTAGTTTCCATTCTCTGTACTTTTAGTTTACCAAAAACATTTTGGCCACAGGTAACAGAGCCAGGACAGTAAGAAACATCAAAATTAAAGATTTGAAACTGCAAGAAGGCTATGTAGTTCTGCGTGCACTGTTTCTGAGAAATCAAACAGATCAGTGCCTTTTAAGCCCTGCTTCGAATTACACGCCATTCAGAGGGAGACACCAATAAAAAAACACCAGCATTTCGGCGGTGTCTAAAAAGTAGGGGCAAATCAAATTTCTACATTCTTCATCTTACCGTTAAATTATAGAATTTATCAGACTAAAGAATCTAAAGAATGCTGATGTGCCAGGAAATGCGGGTTGAAGTCTTCTTATAAAAAATACCCATAAGAAATAATTAAACCGCAGGCTATTAACCTGCGGTTTTTGGTGGGCTGTGATATTTAGTTGAAAGATTGCGGAATATCAAATATGGCAGTCGATGTTATTAAGATGAGTATTTTTATTCCAATCCTCGCGGTAAGTTGCCAGTTCATCAGCTATAGCTATAAGCTTCACATCCGGATATTTATCCTTGGCATTATTGTACTGCTTGAGGAGTTCTCGATCTTCTGTAAGGCTATCTTCCCAGGCTCCCATGTGAAAACGGATGGCCAGCATTTCACGATCCTTTAAATCAATAAATTTTTCCGCTAAATATACGGACTTATCACCGTGCTTGAAGGGATACCGCGGACTCTCTTTATAACCCCACCCGTGATCCTGCTCGGGACGTTTTTCCTCAGGCTTGTTTTTAAGCCAGTCTATGAGAGAAGAAACGTATCGCCGGGAGAAGTTGACGGGATTTTCTTCAAGCTCCTTATTATGATTTTCCAGCAGCGATTTTAAATATTCGAGCTGCTTTTCGGTCGGCTCTTCATCATCCTTTCTTTCATACGTATCTATCTTACAGACATCGTGCAGAAGAGAGGTTATGATAGCTGAATCTTTCGGTATATCCATCTGCAAATCAGCTATTAATTTTGTGTACTCGTTAAGAACCAAAAGAGAATGATAGGCCAACCCGCCCTGAAAACTGGAATGATACTTGATCGAGGCCGGCATATTGAAAAAATCTTTTTCCTTTAAAAAATCCATAAGCTTGTCCATAGAAAAATTTGCCCGATTTATTTTTCCCAGGTATGCCCGGTAAGTTTCAATCAGCGGTTTTACATCAATGGCCATTAAATAACCATCTCCTTTTAGCGTTTTATGGCTCTCTTAAATATTTGATAAATTTTTAGCCAGCATGCCAAAATTACGTCCAGCAACAATATTATATCAGAAATTTAATTTAGGGACCAGCATACCTCGGCCAACCAGTAAGCCTGTTTTTAAAGGGAGACAAGCGGAGGGGGTCGGTAGGTTTAACTTTGAACCTACCGACCCCCTCCGCTTACTCTCTTATCCCTGTCAGGGAAAGCGCTAGTCTAAAATTTTTCAACTGGTGGTTTAAATGTCGAGCTCAAATAGAAAAAAGCTGGAAGGAATGATAGGTCATAAATCCCCTTCTTTTTTGAGATAAACCAACAAAGCCTGAATATCGGCCGGGGAAACTCCGGCTATGCGGGAGGCCTGGCCCAGAGAGCGAGGTTTTATCCTGTTGAGTTTTTCCCGGGCTTCGCGGCGCAGATTATCAAAATTTTTATATTCGAGATCCTCCGGCAGCCTGATATTCTCCTGCCTTTCAAACTCTTTGATCTGCTGTTTTTGCCGATCTATATACCCCTTATATTTAGCTTCAATTTCCAGCTGTTTTTGCACAGGTTGAGGCAAAGAGGGTAAGTCATCTGCCAGGGCGGCGAGATCCTGCCAGGATATCTCCGGCCGGCGCAGGATTTTTTCCAGACTGGCGGGCTGGCTTAACCCTCCGCTTTCTCGCTCCTGCAGAAATTCGCGCACCTCTGCTGTGGGGGTGACTCTTTCTTTTTGAAGATAATCTCTGCCCTGCTGCAGCTTTTCCTGCTTCTCCTGAAAATACTGCCAGCGTTTATCGGAGACCAGCCCGATCTCCCTCCCGGAAGGTGTAAGCCGCTGATCGGCATTATCCTGCCGCAAAAGCAGACGATATTCCGCGCGCGAGGTCATCATCCGATAGGGCTCTTTGGGCTCATCGGTGACGAGATCGTCGATCAAGACTCCGATATAGGTCTGAGAGCGTTTTAAAATCATCGGCTCTTTGCCCCTCAGCTTCTGCCCGGCATTGATGCCGGCTATAATTCCCTGGCCTGCAGCCTCCTCATAGCCCGAGGTGCCGTTGATCTGTCCGGCGGTAAAAAGATCCGGCACCTGCCGGCTTTCCAGACTCAGGTCAAACTGACCGCTGGCCACACAGTCATACTCTATAGCATAGGCCGGACGGGCTATTTCAGCCTCGCTCATGCCCGGCAGAGTTCGCAGCATCTTTATCTGCACATCCAGCGGCAGGCTGGTGGAAAAACCGGAAAGATAGTATTCATCAGTGCTGCGCCCCTCCGGTTCTAAAAACAGCTGATGGCTCTTTTTGTCGGGAAATTTCATCACCTTATCCTCGATTGAGGGACAATAACGCGGCCCGGTGCCCTCAATTTCCCCGCTGAAAAGAGGAGTCCTATCCTTATTCTCTCTGATAATTTCATGCGTTCTTTCGTCGGTGCGAACTATCCAGCAGTCATCCTGTTTTCCCGACAGAGGTTCTGACAGAAAAGAAAAAGAGAGGCCTTTTTCTCCGGTCTGTTTTTTGAGGCTGCTGAAATCGATGGAATTGCCGCTGATGCGGGGCGGGGTGCCGGTTTTGAAGCGCAGAAGTTCAAAACCTAAATCCTGCAGCGAACGTGAAAGCTCATTGGCGGGATACTGCTGATTGGGACCGGCATTGTAGGTGGCCTCGCCGATGATAACGCGGGCTTTCAGAAAGGTGCCGGTGGTCAATATTATCTTCTCTCCTCGATAAAAAAGGCCGGTGCTGCCCACCACTCCGCTGGCCCGGCCCCGGCTATCAACTTCTATATTCTCGACGATCTCCTGCTTTAAATCCAGGTTTTCCTGCCGCTCGAGCACCTGCTTCATGCGGCTGTGATAACGAGCTTTATCGGCCTGGCCTCTCAATCCCTGTACCGCCGGACCTTTGCTGGTGTTGAGCATGCGAATCTGGGTCATGGTTTGATCCATGTTGAGAGCCATCTCTCCTCCCAGAGCATCGATCTCTCTCACTATATGGGCCTTGCCCGGACCGCCCAGCGAAGGGTTGCAGGGCATGAAAGCCACATGGTCTAAGTTGACTGTCAGCACTAAAGTTTTAAAGCCCATTCTGGCTGAGGCCAGCGCAGCCTCACAGCCGGCATGTCCGGCTCCTATCACTATGATATCGTATTTTTTAGCGTGTTCTTTTATGTATTCAGACATTTAAAGCCGCCTCCATTTATTCAGCTTGAAAATTTTTGCAGACATCTGCCTCCGAGATAATCAAACTTTTCCCCCTGCTGGACTTTTCTTTTTTCCATTTCGGCCACAATCTCCTGATGTATCTGCCTATTATCCCGCCCCCAGTTGACAAAAAGAGAACCCTCCCGGGGAGCTCTGCCCAAAAGCCTCTGCACGGCAATCTCCGGATCGAGCAGCTGCAGAAATTCTATCACCCGATCTTTATATTCCTCCAGTGAGATAATTTCAAGCTTTCCCGCCTCATATTGAGCGCCGAATTCTGTTCCCTCCCGCAGATAAAGAGCATGAAGCTTTACCGTATCCAGCTTCAGCGCCGAGAGAATGCGGGCGTTTTCTCTGACATCCTCCCTGTTATCGCCGGGGAGGTTTAGGATTAAATGTGCCCCCACCTCAAAATCAAATTCCTGAGCGATTTTTACGGCATCGATAAACTGAGCCAGCGTGTGGCCGCGATTGGCCCGCTTTAAAGTGTGATAATTGACCGTCTGCAGTCCCAGCTCCACGGTCAAAGATATGCTCTCATCCCGGGAATGAACCGCCTTTTTTATGCCTTCGAGATACTTTTCATTCAAACAATCAGGTCTGGTGGAGAGGGTGATTTCCACGATATCCTCTACCTGCAGCGCTTTTTGCAGATATTCTTTTAGTTTTGGCAGGGGAAGATAGGTGGTGGTGAAATTTTGCAGATAGGCGATGAATTTTTCCGCGTTGTATCTCTGGCCGATATGATCTTTGAGCTCTGTGAGCTGCTGGCGTATGGAATCATCGGGCTTACTTTCAAAGCCGGCTGCCTTTTCGCCGCAGTAATAACAGCCCTCCTCGCCCAAAAGCCCATCCCTGTTGGGGCAGGTGAGGGGCAGATTGAGCGGCAGCTTGTAGGTTTTGACCCCGTGTTTTTGTTTGAGATGTTCTGAATATTTGTAATAAACTTCCATGCTGGCTCCCCCGTAACATCAATATTTTTAACGGTTTTTCGTTCTGGCCTGGAAGGCGGATTCAGGCAAATATCACTCTGCCTCCGGCCGGCACCTCGATCTCGATGAAATAATTTTCTTCATCCATCTTTATAATTTCGGCTGTGGCATCTATCTGCCCTTCCCTTGAGGAATAAAGGCATTGAAAGCTGTCGCCGGGGCTGCAAAGATCGCTGTCTATCATGACCTTAGCCTTTATATCTTCCTCCAGATCGCTGTTCATGGCCAGCAAAAATTCTTTCTGGCTAAAAATGCGGGACCAGGCGATTAAGCCTCTGTATTTTTCGTCCTCCGGCTTGGCGGGCAGATGGAATTTTTCATCATCGCCATCGCAGCAAAATCTGCGCAAATATTGTCTGCCCACCTTCAAACTCTCGTGTTCTTTCCTCAGCCGGGATAATTTGCTCATCTCCTGATAGACGGGATTATCCCTATCAAAAAAGCTGCATCCCTGTGAGCGAAATGCTCCAAAATCCCCTCCGAACATCGACTCTCTTACATATTTGTCTTCATCGCCGCTGCCGTCAAAAGCCTGCTCTGTGCCGTAATACATGCAGGGGATTCCCAGAGAAAAAAGATTCAAAAAGATAGCGTTTTTGAGCAGAGGGGTGGTTTCTTTATCAGCGCAAAATCTCTCTTTGTGCTCCTGCTGGTAGACCATATCGTGATCGTCAAACATAGTTATAACCTTGTTTTTATACCATTTGTATTCACTTTCGCCGGGAAGTTGACTGTTTTTAAAGATGCTGAAATAATTTTTGGGGCAGGAGTAACCCTTGGCCGTTTCCTCCAAATTTTTGGGTATTTTATTTATGCCCAGGGCGGCATTGAGTCCGGTGCTGTCACAAATTTCTCTGGCGAATTCCATCCCCCCGGTTATCTCCCCAATTATATAGAAATTTTTCTTGCCCAGAGTGTGGGCGAATTCTCTGATCTCTGTCACAAAATATCTGGCAGCGCCGGGATGCAGATGTTTGACCGTATCGAGTCTAAACCCGTCAATATCGGCATAGGCAATCCAGTATTTATAGCATTTGGTCAGCACTTCTAAAGCTTTAGAAGCTCTGTAATCTGCCAGCTCGCCCGACCCTGTATTTATATTCTTCAAAGAATAGAAATCGCCTTCTACATATTCGGGATAATTTTCCCAGTCGGTGATATAGCCCCTGCGGGAAAATGCCTCCAGCTCAAAAATTTCCCGGGGCCATACTCCTCCCTCCGACCAGGCCGCACTGCGGTCGGGATTTTCCGGATCGATATCCGGCTCTCCCTTTTCATTTTTAAAACTTTTTACCGGATATCTTTCTTCGCTGTAGGCGGGATCTTCAACCTCATAGCTGAAAACATCAGCAGCGTGGTTGATTATTACATCCAGGATGACATACATATCTCTGTCATGAGCTTTCTGGCATAATTCCTGCAGATCCTCTCTGCTGCCAAAATGGGGATCGACGGCCAAAAAGTTTTGAATACCGTAGCCGTGATAGGTGCTGGCAAAAGGAGCCTGCTTTAACACCGGACTTATCCAGATGGCGGTAATGCCCAGATCCTTGAGATAATCCAGGCGCTCAATAAGACCGGACAGATTGCCTCCGTTCCAGGTATCTCCGGCATTTTCCCATCTCTGCCGGGACTCTTCATCGCCCAGGATATTTTCGTAATCCTTTTCCGGATCATATAAAGGTCTTTCACTGCCGTCGGCAAAACGGTCAACCAGCAGAAAATATAATATCTGTTCTTCCCAGGCTTCGGGCGAGGGCTTATAATCGCGTTTTTCAGCAATCTTTTGCAGATCAAAATCTGTATCTCTCATTATTATCTCTCCATTCTGGAAAATTAAATTATTTTTCTCCGGTGCCGCCGATCGGATCGGGTGAATAGAGGGGGATGATGACAGAACCGGAGGTCAATAAAGAATCGCAGCAAAACTTTTGCAGGAATTAAAAAGTCCCAGCTACCGAAATAAAACAGCTGGGAGGCGATCTCATTTTTCTTTTCTGTATACCCCCACGACGGGAAATTTTTGGATGAATTCATCGCCGTGAGGAGCTTCTTCCATGGCTTCGGTCAGATCTTCGCCGTCGAGACCGACCAGATTCAGCCGCAGATAGATTTCATTAATAATTAATTTCGATGAAATCGGTTTTTTTCCTGCATAAATTTATAAATTCAGAAGTTATGTCCCAATTATACTCCTGCTTCAAAGCTTTATCTTAAGCTTTATTTTTTCGACGCCGGCAGAAGAAATTCTGCCAAAACTTGATGAGATCGATCAAATTAGGTTATAACACATATGTATGTTATAATGAAGGTAATAAGAGGCAAATAAGAAAAATAATTTATATATTAGCAGAAAAAGGATAAAAATGGATAAAATGAAACTGGAAGTTTCGGGGTGATTTACATGAAGAGAAAATTAGAACAACCCATAAAAAATAATCATATGTTAAACAAAGAATTTTTAGCCTTCGTTGACACCATGGAAGAGAATACGGCGATTTTAAATAAAGAAGGCAAAATTGTATATATCAATCAGGCCTGGATAGAATTCGGCCTGGCCAACGATATTGCCCGGGAGGATTATGGTCTGGGAGTAAATTATCTTGAGATAGCCAGAAATGCCGAGGGAGAGGATGCTGCCAGAGCAGAAAAAGCGGTTGAAGGCATAAAAGCAGTGCTGGCGGGAGAAATGGATAACTTTACTCTGGAATATCCCTGCCATTCTCCGGAGGAAAAACGCTGGTTTAGAATGAAGGTAAAAGCATATGGCGATAAATCCATAGTAATGCATGAAAATATAACAAAAAGAGTAAAGCAGAGGATTAAGCGCAGGGAAAGAACCAAAGAATTGGAAGGCTTATATTACACTTTCAAACTCGCAGAAAATAGAGACAGAACTATAGATGAGATATTATCCCGCCTCAGCCGTAAATTAGCTGATTTCTGGCAGCATCCGGAAAAAATCCAGGTCCGCATCCGCTATGCAGATGAGGAGTATCTCTCGGAGAATTTCCGGGAAACCGGCTGCATATTGAAGGGAGATATCGTGGTTTTAGACGAGAAAAAAGGAACGATAGAAGTTTTTTGTCCGGAGGAAAAAAAAGATTACAGCGCAGATTTCTTTCTGGCCAGAGAAGAAGAGCTGCTTCAGGGTATTTCCAGAACTTTGAGCGGTGAATTTTCCCGTAGAATCACAGAAAATAAGCTCAGAAATAATAAAAATCTGCTGCAGAGCCTGACCAATAAGACACCGGGAACAGTTTATCAGTATCAGCTTTTTCCCGACGGATCTTCCCGTTTTCCCTATGCCACGGAGGGCATCTATGAAATTTATGAGGTAACACCGGAAGA
The Halarsenatibacter silvermanii DNA segment above includes these coding regions:
- the mnmG gene encoding tRNA uridine-5-carboxymethylaminomethyl(34) synthesis enzyme MnmG, giving the protein MSEYIKEHAKKYDIIVIGAGHAGCEAALASARMGFKTLVLTVNLDHVAFMPCNPSLGGPGKAHIVREIDALGGEMALNMDQTMTQIRMLNTSKGPAVQGLRGQADKARYHSRMKQVLERQENLDLKQEIVENIEVDSRGRASGVVGSTGLFYRGEKIILTTGTFLKARVIIGEATYNAGPNQQYPANELSRSLQDLGFELLRFKTGTPPRISGNSIDFSSLKKQTGEKGLSFSFLSEPLSGKQDDCWIVRTDERTHEIIRENKDRTPLFSGEIEGTGPRYCPSIEDKVMKFPDKKSHQLFLEPEGRSTDEYYLSGFSTSLPLDVQIKMLRTLPGMSEAEIARPAYAIEYDCVASGQFDLSLESRQVPDLFTAGQINGTSGYEEAAGQGIIAGINAGQKLRGKEPMILKRSQTYIGVLIDDLVTDEPKEPYRMMTSRAEYRLLLRQDNADQRLTPSGREIGLVSDKRWQYFQEKQEKLQQGRDYLQKERVTPTAEVREFLQERESGGLSQPASLEKILRRPEISWQDLAALADDLPSLPQPVQKQLEIEAKYKGYIDRQKQQIKEFERQENIRLPEDLEYKNFDNLRREAREKLNRIKPRSLGQASRIAGVSPADIQALLVYLKKEGDL
- a CDS encoding TIGR01212 family radical SAM protein (This family includes YhcC from E. coli K-12, an uncharacterized radical SAM protein.), whose product is MEVYYKYSEHLKQKHGVKTYKLPLNLPLTCPNRDGLLGEEGCYYCGEKAAGFESKPDDSIRQQLTELKDHIGQRYNAEKFIAYLQNFTTTYLPLPKLKEYLQKALQVEDIVEITLSTRPDCLNEKYLEGIKKAVHSRDESISLTVELGLQTVNYHTLKRANRGHTLAQFIDAVKIAQEFDFEVGAHLILNLPGDNREDVRENARILSALKLDTVKLHALYLREGTEFGAQYEAGKLEIISLEEYKDRVIEFLQLLDPEIAVQRLLGRAPREGSLFVNWGRDNRQIHQEIVAEMEKRKVQQGEKFDYLGGRCLQKFSS
- a CDS encoding alpha-amylase family glycosyl hydrolase, whose translation is MRDTDFDLQKIAEKRDYKPSPEAWEEQILYFLLVDRFADGSERPLYDPEKDYENILGDEESRQRWENAGDTWNGGNLSGLIERLDYLKDLGITAIWISPVLKQAPFASTYHGYGIQNFLAVDPHFGSREDLQELCQKAHDRDMYVILDVIINHAADVFSYEVEDPAYSEERYPVKSFKNEKGEPDIDPENPDRSAAWSEGGVWPREIFELEAFSRRGYITDWENYPEYVEGDFYSLKNINTGSGELADYRASKALEVLTKCYKYWIAYADIDGFRLDTVKHLHPGAARYFVTEIREFAHTLGKKNFYIIGEITGGMEFAREICDSTGLNAALGINKIPKNLEETAKGYSCPKNYFSIFKNSQLPGESEYKWYKNKVITMFDDHDMVYQQEHKERFCADKETTPLLKNAIFLNLFSLGIPCMYYGTEQAFDGSGDEDKYVRESMFGGDFGAFRSQGCSFFDRDNPVYQEMSKLSRLRKEHESLKVGRQYLRRFCCDGDDEKFHLPAKPEDEKYRGLIAWSRIFSQKEFLLAMNSDLEEDIKAKVMIDSDLCSPGDSFQCLYSSREGQIDATAEIIKMDEENYFIEIEVPAGGRVIFA